The nucleotide sequence TCTTGGATGATTGctattgtattttctaaaatggcCAAAGCtttttatcagaatgcttctcaCACTAGGATCTTCTAGCAGCCCTTATCACTCACGAGAACTAAGTCCTGCTGCCCTAGGCCTATGGCATACACTGCCTGTAATGAGTTAACTTCGGAGAGAAGTTATGCATCTAGAATGGCTGTAGTTATGCACCAGCCTGGAGAGAAGTGAGAAAGTCACTCACAATTTTCCAAAGGgctaatttctctctttctcaatctGGTTGAGAAAGTCTCTGAGGAGACATATGGAAAAGTTAGCATTTTTCAAGCCTAGGAGCCTGTCCAGTGCATCCTACAGCAAGCAGAATGTACTAACAAATTCTTTGTGTTTGACTGACATGAAAAACTAGTTGCATGCAAGAATCTGAGACTTggaaattgcattcctttcatcAGATTGTTAGTGGAGCACCCTTTATGACAGAAAACAGAAAGTATGTTTGGAGTGTGGTCCCAAATGCATCATCGAGaagttaatttataaaaagaaatgtattacatTGGTCTTGCTGAACAAGGGCTAATGATACTCAGTAGAAGTTGGAGGTGAAAAGTGTGAGTAGAAACAGGCTCAACATGACCATCGttcattttataaacaaatgGTGACCAAGATACTACAGCTGTGTGTGCAGGACAGAAAATTCTGCCATCTTCCAGCCATGCCCACACACCTAAATAGCCTTCCCTGTCAGGACAGCTCTGGTGTGGAGGCAGAATGGGGCATACAGCCTGCATGAGCACGCGCCCTCCCCCAGGCAGGGATCCCCAGACACTTATATTATTTACACTGGAGAAAGCAAACAGGCTGCCCACAAAGAATGATTAGGAAGCTTGAAgtgttttattttgtacttttttaaagtgtagatTGTCATAGATTCATCTGTATAAACAATTTTCCTGGCAACAGTAGTTCACTTTTCACTTCCCATTCAAAATCTTCAGAACTTCTATTTGAATGCACTTAAAACTTTCCCctgcttttgttttatataatACATTCTCATTATAATTAGGTGACtcataaaattaaagaatttcttttaaaagaaagttcaaaatCTTTACTAGCATGCATTAGGACAAATTAGCACTGTTTTGGTCAGTAATCATTCTAACagtatttaaagaaagaaaaacactatttttctttcatttttcctgaaagaaagtgggagaaaatagGGATAGCTGTACCATTCAAAGCACAAAAtaatcatttagaaaataaatacctATGGCATACCCGACACACTTTTATGTCAATTTCCTCAACTGTTTAAAAATGGCCTCAGGTGTGGCGGTGTCTCCACCTGCCTTCTGCCAGCAACCTCTGGGGCCCTTGCCCACTGAGCCTGCCTCTGGAGGGTAACTGCTCTTTGTCACTTGTCACGAAGCCTGAAGCTTGATATCCTGGGCTTCACATGCAATTTCGGAAACTCAAATGACACTACATAGACTTGCTGTAAATCTTTTTTTAGTGCAGTTTGGCAAATATCCCAAATGAAATTCAACTCTAAGTTAAAAGTATCAAACAGAGATAGAGCTAAGTGCCTCTATGACCCTCTGGGCTGCCCAGAGGCTCTGGAGAGCTTAGGAATAGCAAACCCAATTGCCCCGGAGCTAAAGGGACTGCGGGATACCTGTTGCTTTACCACTACAGAACAGTTACCCCCAGAGACAGCCCTCAGCGACCAGATTTctgggctgctgtgaagatcttAAAGGCCCACAACCCTTGTCCCTGCCACCCCCAAACTCAGAAAGTGGGAGTTATTCCCACTGTAACTCACAGTGCTAAGAACAGCAAGCATTGAATACGGAAACCTGGTCTCTCCTCCATCGTCCACCTCCTGGGACTCCAGTCGCTCACTTTCAGGTTCTATCTGCTGGTGGGAAGtgcactttggttttggtttctaaGAAAAAGATCACTACACAGCTGTCTGGAGGCAGGCACCCGGGCACTAGATGGCCAAGTCCTCCGGTCTGGCCCGCCCGCTGCTGGCCCTGCTGGCCTTGCTGGCCCGACCTGGGTCTCCGAGGAGCGAGGGCGGCTGATGCATCTGGGCCGCGGTGGTCAcggcctgctcctcctcctcggGGGTCCCTGCCAGGGCGCTCCCCTCCAGACTGCTGCCGCTCCCATCCAGCAGCAGGGGCGCcgcgcccgcctcagcctcgtgCGCGAGTGGCGGGGAGCTGCTGCCGACGGGGCTGGGGGCTGCGGGCGTGGACGCTGCCGGGTAGGCCTTGAGCGCCGGGGGCTGCTGCTCGGCCGCCTGGTTGGCCCAGTTCTGCTCAGTCATCAGCAGGTGGTGGTGGCCGTTGTAGAGCTTGGCGGACTGGCCCTTTCCACGCGCCTCGGTCAGGGCTAGCATTTTGAAGTCCGCGGCTGGTGGCGGGGCCCCCAGGTAGCCCACGGCGCGGGCCTGTCCCAGGGGCGCAGCGGTGTGCGCATAGTAGGGCGGGAACCCGATGGCAACGGCGGGCGGCCGGGAGCtggggggcaggggcgggggatCGGCCGTCCCCAGCGGGGCCTCGGAGGCTTCCGGGCCGAGGCGGCTAGTCACGCCCTGCTTGAGCTTCTTCCAGCCCAGGTGGTAGATCTCCAGCATGTTGAGCAGCAGGGACGCGCAGGCCACCGCCAGcatgaagatgatgaagatggtCTTCTCCGTGGGCCTGGAGATGAAGCAGTCCACCGTGTTGGGGCAGGGCCAGCGGTCGCAGCGGTAGAGCGGCTTCAGCTCGAAGCCGTACAGAAAGTACTGGCCGGCGATGAAGCCCACCTCGAACAGCGTCTTGAAGATGATGTTGAAGACGTAGGTCCGCAGCAGCGCCCCGGCCATGCGCACCCTGCCGCGGTCGTCCCGCGACGAGGGATTGTCCTGCGGCGGCTCCTTGGGGCTGGGGCTGTCTCTCTTcagctgctcctcctcctccctctctttcttcttctcttccatgCGCACGATGTGCAGCACGTGGCCCAGGTAGATGAGGGTGGGCGTGGACACGAAGATGATCTGCAGCGCCCAGAAGCGGATGTGGGAGATGGGGAAGGCCCTGTCGTAGCAGACGTTCTCGCAGCCCGGCTGCTGGGTGTTGCAGGTGAAGTCTGACTGCTCATCGCCCCACACATCCTCCGCCGCGGCCCCCAGCACCAAGATGCGGAAGATGAACAGCACGGTCAGCCAAACCTTGCCGATGACCGTGGAGTGCTCCTGTGCATTTTCTAAGAGTCGTCCCAGAAAGCTCCAGTCGCCCATTGCTTCAGATTCCTAACCTGTAAGAGGAAAATGCTCATGAACACCGGGCTGCAACGGCTGAGTGCCGGGTCTGCACCCATGGGCGGCGGCAGCAGCCTGGATGGTACTGGGATGGGACTGATGGGCAGCTTCTCCACAGGGCAGACATCGCAGCTCCCCGGGACCTGGACGAGCACTACACAAGTGCAAGCGTCCATGAGGAACCACAGGTTAAACTCTTCATTTCAGAGAGGAGGAAGCCAGAGCCAGAAGAGAAAATGCCCTCCGCTGGCCTCCAGACTGCCCAAGTCCTCTCCCTGAGGCTGACCCTACAGGAGCTCTGGGGCTTTGCGGCCGCTTCGGCCAATTCTGAATCATGATCTTTCTGTTCAGGTGGGATTAGAGCAACCTCTTCCCAAATTGCTGCCATCCCCATGCCCATGCCACCTTCAGAACTTCTGCCATGTTAATCTGATACCTCTTCTACTATTTGCTTTTTCTGTCTTCACATGAACTCTTTATGCTTAAATTTTATCTAAACTAGGAAAGTTTACATTACTACTGTCAATGGAAAATTGACACTAATACCTTCAACGGATGGTATCTTTAAGAGTAAATATATTCCAACTCAGCCAGCTTTATTTTGGAAGTAAGGAAATAAAGGCttactcccctttttaaaaaagaataaattccttGATGACAATGAAGTTGATACATTCTATGGGATATTGCTTGCCAAAAGCTCTGGGTGTAAGCTCTCTTTGTTGCAAACAGGAAGATGAGGAGTATTGGAGAGGTGTTAAACAGACTAGTATCAAACCAACGCCCTCTCCAAGGCCACTATTACGGTAGAAACAGAACTGATAAGGGAATGATCTTCTCACACATGATTCAGCATCCACTAATGACCACCTGAAATCATCTCACCTGACCGAGTGCCCACTCTGGATTCTAGGCAGAGCTGGAGGGGTGCTGGATGGGGGCAGAGGAAGCATTTGGGGTGAACTGAGCTTGAGGATCCTGTCAGGACCAGGGGCCAGCTCAGCAGAGCTGGGCCTTCAGTGGCCATCACCCAACAGTAATCATGGGTACCCAGATGTCTGGGGGTAGAAACAGCACGCCCAGAGTCAGTCAGGGTGCAAATGAGTGGAGCCCAACCAGTGTGGGAGATGGCATGGATCCTCTGGGTCAGAGTGCCCATGGGTGTTGGGCAGGGATCACCAGCCCCACCTGCCCCAGAAGTGTGACTCCAAAGAAGGCAGCCCAAGAAGGGGGTGGTACCAGCTGCAGGCCCACCCCCAGGCCCAACTCAACAAGTGTTAGGTAAACATCCCCAGGCAGGCGGCTTCCTCTCTCAGCCTGTGTACAACATGGACCACGGTCATACACAGGGATGGAGGGAGGTGAGACGGCCAGCCTGCTAGGAAAGCAGCAGTGCCCACAGACATGGGATGAAGATGAGATGGCATCCCATGTCGCTGCTGCCCCAACAGGCCG is from Pongo abelii isolate AG06213 chromosome 14, NHGRI_mPonAbe1-v2.0_pri, whole genome shotgun sequence and encodes:
- the GJA3 gene encoding gap junction alpha-3 protein, whose amino-acid sequence is MGDWSFLGRLLENAQEHSTVIGKVWLTVLFIFRILVLGAAAEDVWGDEQSDFTCNTQQPGCENVCYDRAFPISHIRFWALQIIFVSTPTLIYLGHVLHIVRMEEKKKEREEEEQLKRDSPSPKEPPQDNPSSRDDRGRVRMAGALLRTYVFNIIFKTLFEVGFIAGQYFLYGFELKPLYRCDRWPCPNTVDCFISRPTEKTIFIIFMLAVACASLLLNMLEIYHLGWKKLKQGVTSRLGPEASEAPLGTADPPPLPPSSRPPAVAIGFPPYYAHTAAPLGQARAVGYLGAPPPAADFKMLALTEARGKGQSAKLYNGHHHLLMTEQNWANQAAEQQPPALKAYPAASTPAAPSPVGSSSPPLAHEAEAGAAPLLLDGSGSSLEGSALAGTPEEEEQAVTTAAQMHQPPSLLGDPGRASKASRASSGRARPEDLAI